Proteins from one Zavarzinia compransoris genomic window:
- a CDS encoding NAD(P)-dependent alcohol dehydrogenase, translating into MCDLCGKAHRENGPTSQNRRSLLFGGATLIAATPALLAGEARAEQPRPAAGDGPYPTRAWATAALGGPFAPITIQRRALGPNDVLLDVLYAGICHSDVHTVRGDWGTPPFPCVPGHEIVGRVAAVGSAVTKFKAGDLGGVGCMVKACGTCANCLADREQICLDRVTFTYGSEDDISGGHTYGGYSDRMVVREKFVIRIPPGMDPVSTAPILCAGITTFSPLRHWAVRPGQRVGVVGLGGLGHMAVKLAVAQRADVTVFTTTPGKLDDAKRLGAGAAVLWDDKAAMARLANAFDLIISTVPYAFEAQPFMDMLKLDCTLVNVGLGEARGLDPAAMAFGRKGLAGSMIGGIAETQEVVDHCFARGIRPDVEVIRPDQIAAAYDRVVGKDVRYRFVIDFASAR; encoded by the coding sequence ATGTGCGACCTATGCGGCAAAGCCCATCGAGAGAACGGCCCGACCAGCCAAAACCGGCGGAGCCTGCTGTTCGGGGGCGCGACCCTGATCGCGGCCACCCCGGCGCTGCTGGCCGGGGAGGCCCGGGCGGAACAACCCCGCCCGGCCGCCGGCGACGGCCCCTATCCGACGCGAGCCTGGGCAACGGCTGCACTCGGCGGCCCCTTCGCCCCGATCACGATCCAGCGCCGCGCCCTTGGCCCGAACGACGTCCTGCTCGATGTTCTCTATGCCGGCATCTGTCACTCCGACGTGCATACGGTGCGGGGCGATTGGGGCACGCCGCCGTTTCCCTGCGTGCCCGGTCACGAGATCGTCGGCCGCGTGGCCGCGGTGGGCAGTGCCGTGACCAAATTCAAGGCCGGCGACCTCGGCGGTGTCGGCTGCATGGTGAAGGCCTGCGGCACTTGCGCGAATTGCCTCGCCGACCGCGAACAGATCTGCCTCGACCGGGTCACCTTCACCTATGGCAGCGAGGACGATATTTCCGGCGGGCACACCTATGGCGGCTATTCGGACAGGATGGTCGTCAGGGAAAAATTCGTCATCCGCATTCCGCCGGGCATGGATCCGGTTTCGACCGCGCCGATCCTTTGCGCGGGCATCACCACCTTCTCCCCCCTCCGCCATTGGGCGGTGCGCCCCGGCCAGCGCGTCGGCGTGGTCGGGCTCGGCGGCCTTGGCCATATGGCGGTGAAACTCGCCGTGGCCCAGCGCGCGGATGTCACCGTCTTCACCACCACGCCGGGCAAGCTCGACGACGCGAAACGGCTGGGCGCAGGGGCGGCCGTGCTGTGGGACGACAAGGCGGCGATGGCGCGGCTCGCCAATGCTTTCGACCTGATCATCTCGACCGTGCCCTATGCCTTCGAGGCGCAGCCCTTCATGGACATGCTGAAACTCGATTGCACCCTGGTCAACGTGGGCCTGGGCGAGGCCCGGGGCCTCGATCCCGCCGCCATGGCCTTCGGGCGCAAGGGCCTGGCGGGTTCGATGATCGGCGGCATCGCCGAAACGCAGGAGGTCGTCGACCATTGCTTCGCCCGCGGCATCCGGCCGGATGTCGAGGTGATCCGGCCCGACCAGATCGCCGCCGCCTACGACCGGGTGGTCGGAAAGGATGTGCGCTACCGCTTCGTCATCGATTTCGCCTCGGCCCGATGA